From the genome of Rhododendron vialii isolate Sample 1 chromosome 10a, ASM3025357v1:
GTAATGTTTGTTTGACACTATGGGAACACATTGGCAGGGATGACCAGAGGCCAGAGCTAGAACAAGGAAATTAGCACTCCATTTTATACATGAGACATGCTTCTGTACAACCAGATACTATGGAATAATAAAACATTGAAACCAGATTCAACAGCTGAAGAACCATTACACTCGCTAGAATGAAATCTTGATGAAGACCAAGATATGGAGAGCTAAAATGTAAAGGACAAAAGCCGACCTCAGTAGCATGAGCCTCTGTTGGGTCTCATTTCGGCCACCAACGTGATAAGGCGGCCTATGATGTGGGTCCACAATGTAACCAGAGTTGCTTCTTCCCAATCGATTCCTTGCTGTATTGGCTTCCCCCGTACTGGTTTCAAGCCTTTTCCACAGCCCATTTAACCTTTCTAGCTCCATCTCCTTCAGATGGATTTCACCAAGTAGTCCCTCTGCTTGGGCCTACAAGGAAGGAGTAAGGATAGAACATAAGGAGCTTCCTCTAAAAGTCAAATAAAGAAATGACTAAAAATCAAGCAAACTCAAAATAGTCAAATCGCACCTGCTTTGCGGCTAGTTGCTCAATTAGGCTGTGTAGCTGTTTAtccaacattttctctctctgagCTGAAGGAAATTGAATCCAAGTTAAAAGTTAGACAAGCTTAGATACCTTTCTTGGTTCTATTTCAACACACCAAGTAGGAAGCTGCAGGTCAAAGTTCTCCACATCAACTTTTCCCACAGGTAAAACTTTCCACAGATTGTCATTGGGATAAaatcagaaagaaaaaacaactaaCGAAGTGCTCAGTACAACGATTTCAAAATAGAATGTGGgtagaacaaaattttcaaagctgTAAAGGAAAAGAGTTCAGAAACCACACATCACACTagttagcaacctttttcagtTTTTCTAGAAAGTTTATGACTCCTTGCATTATTTCATTAAGATTCTAGAACCTCATTGATTTCGTTAAGACTTATTGCAGTCATTCTTGTGTTGTTACCATATCATTATGTTACGCTTTGTGCAACCTTACTCTAAGGGTAATACCTAACGAGTTAGAAGTGGGATTCTTAcacctttttttcttccctcCCACAAAGTTACTATTCTAAGTTTATCATTTTCACAGACCCAAAAGGTCCAACTCTCAGCCCTATACCCAGTGGCAGACCCAcaaatttgtatttgttgggggggggggggggtggggggagggGCGGCACATTGTAGTTACAATAGTGAAATTTTAGTTTACATATTATTTCTTGTCTTGTTTGAGTAAACTTAACTCGTATGCTTAGATTTCTTGAAATAATAAATCTTTTatgtaaaattaaaattatagaaatTGGTGACTACAGGTAAATTCAGTTTCTGATTAACAGAAATGCGTGTGCACAAAATGATGGTGTGAAATGTACCACTCTAAGAATTAGTTTGACAAATATCCACAAAAATGAAATTAGGAGTAATTTTATTAGAATGCGATCATAAATTTATTGGGTATAATTGAAATATACAAGGATATGAATGTAATTTTACAAGATTGAGTGGGGACCCTGCCCCCACGGGCCCCTACCTCTGTCCGCCCCTACCTATACCCAACATTCCAACTGCCAATCAACTAGAAGCATAAAACTTTTCCTACAAATTAGTCTTAAACTAAACATCGAAAACCATGGTTGTTCTTAAACCCTGCATCCTTAGATTTCAAACTTGGCCCCTTCCCACTCGAAGCCCTTAGTTACTTATTTCCTGTCTTATAACCCTAACCCTGAAAGCTTTTAACAACCAGAACCCTTCCCAATTACCACTACACACAGCCTTAAGCCCTAGTTTCCTAATCCCCCTATACCATCCAACTCCTAACATATTAGTAACGCGTGCTGATCTAAGTGGTTGAGACACCTCCACATAGGATAAGTCATATCAAACATTAACAACTAGTGCCAGCATGCTCCTAACATGCCTAGAATCCTTATCGGTTACAGTATGGCCAACGGACATGTCACTGTCCAAATGAAATGCCCACAACTGCAAAAAGGTGCTTTgttttagggaaatgattttgccactcccttttttgttaacgccactcccctgcaaatgtatttttgcaaaaatacacttgcaggggagtggcgttaacaaaaaagggagtggcaaaatcagcagccttgttttaatttagtttaaagACCACAAAGAAGAAGATCACAGAAAGGTGGTTGCAGCAGTAGCAGAATGGGAACTAGAGAGCACAACATCTTTGTATGGACATTTCCTTGACATTTTCGTCCTCCGATGTTCTGATATTCCGATTAAAAAAGTACATACGCAACCCACCCACATAACCTATTGACATTGATGCTCCATGCCAAAAAAAGATTGCCTTGTTGCTTATTATTATAAAGTGGAAGTTCAAACAAGTTATACATATGAAGAAGCGGATAATGTAAAATACCAGGAGAAGGCTGCTTCAGTGCATTCTCTTGGACTTGCGCCCATTTTTTCTCCAAGTCCTGAACAATCACTTCCATTGAACCCTAAGAATATAAAATGGTTTCAGTAACAGCCAAAGTATTTACAAGGGAAAACTAGTAGAAATTACATAAAAAGGGCATGACCAATATGAGAAATATGCAACAGACcagttcttttttcttgttctctaACTTGCCCAGTAGATTGGATTCTGAAGCTTCTGTATCTTCTTGAGCTTTAACTGTTGAATCAACCAGGAGTTCACCTGATTTTCCAGATTGCCTGTCATCCAATGCAGCAATCACATTGTCTAACTCTGCCTTCAGATTTTTCTCAGTTAAGTCCATTTCCTGTAAGGCAGTACTTTTAATTTGCCTCAAAGGTTGGTGAGGATTGAACGGACGGCTCTACTTTAAAAAGAGTTCAATGTGGAACAAAAAAAAGGCCCCACACGGCCTCCATCCTCATTTAGTTGGGAGTAATTGCTTGTATGGTTTTAGTGACAGAATATGTCCAACTAAAAAAACCACAAAGTTAACCAAATTTGTCCACAAAGTTCTTCAAAACTGCTCTTTATGCCTGAACACATAAAATCCTCGACGTACAATCCTGCTGACATGCTTCACTGCTTTGAAAACTATTCAAAAATCACTTACAACAAATGTATGTTCATCAACTTCTCTGTGACAAAGTAGTTCAAAAGAAAACCACAACACGCAGAAAGAATCCTAGAGAGGATTATTTCTCTCTGAAggaaatgaaagcaaaaagaCGAAAGAAATATTGGTACTTTATCTCTTACCTGCAACTTAGACTGAAGTAAATTTGCTTCTTGTAACTTCTCTTGTATTTTATTCCCACAATCAGATATAGCCTTCTCAAATGCAGCATTTTCTTCTCGCAATGTAACCTCTCTCAGTTGTGCCTGGCCCAAAAAGATCACTGCCAAAACGTTATACTTTGGTTCAAACTGAATGCTCATCCAACTACCAACTGTatgagaaaaaaggaaaaggaaatctCCAATCTTAAACAGTAGGGGCCAGTTCTAATCCAAGGCAAACATCTAGGCCCAAGAGTTAATTGTTAATCCAAAGAAATATACCAAATTAGCATCGCTTCATGTTGAGgacataaataataaagtttcccctctctctaacagcttaagcttttagatgagctGGTAGTTAACAACCTAACATAGTATCAGACCAGGCAATAGATCCTATGTTCGAACCTCACCGTCTAcctaatgattaaaatttacacgtgtttagccCGCTTATGGATGAGAGTTTGGCTACAcatgagggggagtgttaagaATATTAATAATAAAGTTTtccctctctctaacagcttaagcttttagatgagttggtagtTAACAACCTAATATAGGCCTACTTTTAAAGGCCACAAATCTGCTTTGCCAAAAACAACCCCTTAGTTGAAGAATTGAACACAAGATACAGCATAGCAACATTGGAGAAACTTAAGAATTCAACGTCAAGCTTTTCAGTGCTGTTCCAACAAATGGTAAAAAATGTGAGCACTAAACcatataaacataaaaaaaccacaccaatgtCAACAGTACAACTGAATAAGAAACTAAATTGATATTCTACTACCCAtgtcaagaaaaaaaactcctGAATTGAAGACCATGAGTCTTGTATGTAAGAATCCTGGCAACCTGTAGGTTGCCAATGAAGATCTTCAATCAAATTAAAGACCCATGTGAGCAAaagaaatgatttttgcaccCCACTATTTTATAAATGCACTTTAAAATAGGTGGAAGactagaaataaataaattttcaaagcacacaagaaataaattttgaaatgcatgcaaaaatcatttcccaGAAAGG
Proteins encoded in this window:
- the LOC131304594 gene encoding uncharacterized protein LOC131304594, which codes for MAGLFAWAADVVGAGGHSNDEDDTNATIPLVFTPEQQQYVRDLDLKAKSLNRSIQDLRLRLPPPDISQRLPHLHAHSLASNAALALQLNAHSTTKEQAQLREVTLREENAAFEKAISDCGNKIQEKLQEANLLQSKLQEMDLTEKNLKAELDNVIAALDDRQSGKSGELLVDSTVKAQEDTEASESNLLGKLENKKKELGSMEVIVQDLEKKWAQVQENALKQPSPAQREKMLDKQLHSLIEQLAAKQAQAEGLLGEIHLKEMELERLNGLWKRLETSTGEANTARNRLGRSNSGYIVDPHHRPPYHVGGRNETQQRLMLLRSAFVLYILALHILVFIKISF